In Haliaeetus albicilla chromosome 26, bHalAlb1.1, whole genome shotgun sequence, the sequence TTGGTGTGCCTGATCATATAAgtgaagaaaacaggaattcTGTTTCAACTGAGGGAAATGTAGgctattctttttatttttctagcttgatagaaataaattctgtttctttttgttatctCTGCTTTCATAGCTTGCTTAGTGCCATTTCCATTGTTAACTAGGAAGCTTTCAATATTGCCATGCAGACTATTTACCTAAAGAAATAATGACCTCTTTCTGTCAAGAAAAATGTCATCTAGTTCCCTCTGTGAATGTCAcagttttgttgtggtttttttttgttttgtttttttttttttttaaaagaaagctggcTACCTGAATTTGAATGTTTCTGTGGTGTCATTAGGTAAGATTTCTATCAGtctaccaattttttttttttttttttttcttcttccatgaGTTTTTTTTGCTCAAGTTCTGTTCAGGGATCTGCCTTATATTCAGGCCTTGGGCCATGCTAAAAGCATCATAACAATAGAAGTATTTCGAAGTGTTAATATATGAGATTTGAGGAGGTTTATATTTGTGGGGGAGGGAAGTGaaggaggatgaagagcagaaagaaaactctACTTCAGTAGTTATGGGAAAAATCCCCAAGTACAACTTGGCATGATCTACAGAAtttcttttactattttttaggaaaagaagTTAGCCTGTTCTTAAACTAAATTAATCTGACAGTCTTAATGGGGGATActgaaggaaagatttttcactCTACCTAAGGAATTCTTAAAACATATTCTTCAAAGAAACAGTGGCCTTGCAGagtgaaataaaatagcttGTAGCTCTCTTCTTCATCACTCAATAATGtatgaaaaagctgaaaatgctttattttatttcagtaacatGAAATGTCAGTCCTTGTTATTTCTTTGTATCACCTGGAAAAGTCTTTACTGATGTGAGATATATATGGTGAGGCATTTTCAACTTACAATGTGAATTGAAATAGCAAAAGCATCTAAAAATTTTGACAATGGCATCTCTActtggagtactgtgtccagctctggagccctcagcacaggaaagacacggttctgttggagtgggtccagaggagagccacaaaaatgatcagaggactggaacacctctcctatgaggaaaagctgagagagttggggttgttcagcctggagaagagaataCTCCGGGGacaccttactgcagcctttcagtacttgaagggggcttataagaaagatggggacagactttttagcagggcctgtagtgataggacaaggggtaatggttttaaactaagagagggtagattcagactagatataagggaagaatttttttacaatgcagatgttgaaacactgaaacaggttgcccagagcagtggtcgatgccccatccctggaaatattcaaggtcaggttggatggggctctgagcaacctgatctagttgaagatgtccctgcttatggcaggggggttggactagatgagctttaaaggttccttccaacccaaagtagtctatgattctgtgatctttCCTTCTTTCGTAGATTTTTGAGTACATATGTGTGAATACAACTTCTCAATATCATCTGAacacttcctttccttttttcttgtctaTCTATTTAGCTTTTTGTAATTCTGCAATCCTGTAAGTACCTGCTATTTGTTTCAAGTAAAAGAATGTAATTTTCCAGGAAACTGTAATCTTGCGGTTTCTTGCTCTTTTTGCATAAAGTGTGAAGATAAAAAGCTGCGGTTGTCTTCTGTAATCATGAAAAGCAGAACGATCTGGAGTTCAGACAAACTGGATTTTTTAAAGGAGATTTCTTCCTCAGCCTTCTTGAAAGATCCTGTTTGTAGCACAgtgtcaaaacatttttttttaagtccattGAAAGGGATGTCAACAGTGACTCAAGgtagaaacaagaaaaatggagGTGAGCACCGGAAACCGGCATTACTGCTGAAGGAAATATGCAAATGCATCCTctatctcatctcatctcatctctctctttctctccctgtttttcTTGCTTACTCTCTCTCTGATCTGCTCCCCCTCATCTTGCCCAAAAGTTAGAGGTATCCCCTTGCTTTGACAGGTGGAGGACCGTGCCTCTTTGGAGGTTTCTTCTGCCCTTTGATGCCTTTTTGCAGTGCTAGTTAGTTTGAGTGGAGGTAAGTGCCTGTTTGCTCTGTAAAAGCTGTAGTGGTTCAGCAGTTCCATGTCTGTGGAACTTgctgaaaattttcttctgtatttgcctttgaaGCATGTAACAGATACAGATGTAAAAAGCTGTGCAGGAGCTCAGTGCTGGTCTTCCTAATTCTGCATTATCAGTAGAGCTAGGAGATTTAAAGTGGCTCCAAAAGTGagtcttttctgctttaattaaGTTTAAACATACAAATATTTCTAGTTGCTCTTTGtttaagcaaaaatatttctgtaagatCATTACCCTTCAGTGCTAGTCCTTCTCAACTACCATTTCTGATTCCAAAACATCCATCTCCACTTTACGACTAAAACCTTTGATGGGAGCTTCCACTAGGAACCATGTGGCATATTGcccatgttttcattttcagtatgttatttttaaaacaaaaatgttgcaAACCTTCTTGCCCACTGCACTGATAAATGACGTAAATGTCTGCTTTTTCACACAGTATGCCATAGAAATGAGGCATTGTACCAAAATACTGGATGTGGGAGTTAATTCTAAGGTTGCAGCAAGGAAAGCTCTGCGTGTCTAAAGCCTTTATGTTTTAGACAGACAATAGCATGGTTATTTATGTCGACTACCAAGGGGACTGTGACCCCTCAGACTAGCAGGAACTCTCCAACTCTGTGAGTGAAGAGCATTCTTGTGACTTCTCACTTGATGGGAAAAGGCAATGTCTTGACTGACTTCCTGAGCAGATACAACGGTGGGACGCATGAATGATATCTCTAGTCACTGTTCCAAGCTGAGTTGGAAGCCCAAACTGTAACGCTTCACTGCCAGAAAAAATGCCAGTGTTTCAAAACTACTTGACAGTAAACAGAACACAATACTGATGTCATCTGGACTGGGACTGGGAAATAATCTCACGTCCATGTTCTCAATGCATTTATCGATGTAGAAAGTCAATGGGACAGAGCTAGAACGCTCTTGGTGACGGAGTTGGCAGCTTTGCCTTTTAATCATTCTGGATCTGATGTCAAGACCATGAAACCTACTTCCAGTTCATTTGGTCTCTTCTTTACTAGTGAGGGAAGCTCTGTTTTGATCATGTATGTCTCAATATGCCATGATGCTTCTGCAGTGCTTTGGGCATTAGATTATTATTCTGAAAGTCCAAGAGTTCTTTGGGGAAGATGCCTGCATTTGGGCAAACTCACTTGAAGTGGGAAAGATTCTCTGTCTTGCAATGGACTTGAAAAATCTTGGCATTTGAAGGAGTTACAACTAACTTTTGGTTTGACAAGGTTCTGTCTGTTTGCTGTTTTGAGTTCCTATCTTCACCTGCAAAAAATTTGTATTTACTCTGCAGTTTTCTCTGGTGCTGTTTCTGTGCATTCCTCCTTGTTTTTGAAGCCTTTTCCTTCATAGACTTAGGCTTCTGTTCTCATAAATGTATGTACGTTGATAGCAtttgagtttgggtttttttcatctctttgaAGATGACCACCTTTGTAGTCTATATCTGCCTAAAGAATGAGCGGGCAGGTGAGATGCAAGCATTTGAGTTGATCACCCTACATCCTATTCCACAAAGTAAATGTGTTCtgcatcttaatttcttttttgtatgtATGTGTCTGAAGTAAGTTCTGCTTCCATCTTGCCATGCAACTAATCTGCCTGTATTTTCCTGAAGCTTTCCTGAAATTCATGCTTCATAGCACTAAGGAGGGGTATTAATAGTAACAGGGAGAtgggaaagcaaaaaatatgGCTTCTTTGTGAAATCTGGagataatgtttttcttttttagaatgAAAGGCCCTGTAAGTAGAAGAGGAGGATAATGTAAGGTGTTTTCTTGGGtcttttaacttatttttatctgaaaaggaTGCCATTTCTTGCTACTCTGTGATGTAAAAGGTGGACATTATTTTCAGATAGTCTGTGGTATTCTGAAATGCTAACCCCAAATGTACACTGAGTAGATCAGTATGATTTTTGCCAGTGAAGCTCCTGAAGGTTAGATCTGGCATTTTTCAGTAGTTAATCTGCTTCTAAGGTGTAGCAGTGCTGGGTATACAATTCACTGATGcacattaattaaaatatctatGCTGTGTTCACTTATGCTATCTTtcgtttttctttttcttttatcttttctttgttaAGCATTGCAGGCTGTATGTACCGAGTAGTTCAGACGACGGGACCAGATGGAAAAAACCTTCTGAAATTACTTCCAATTTCTAAATCTTCTGGAAGCTTTGTGCCAATAGTTCAGTCTTCAGCCATGCCAAATAATTCTAAAGCGAATATTTCTAGTCCAGTCCATCTTACTTTTAAGACACAGCTTGCCAATACTACTGCACCTTCATCTGTTAAGATACCTGTTTTTCAGTCTCCTAATCCTGGAAAGATTATTCTTACAAGGACATTAGACAATCAGGAAAGTGTTAGGGCAGGttctgaaagagaaagcttAATTCCAAAATCAGCTGCTAACATCCAGAGCAGTTGTGTTTCAGTTGATAGACTGTCTTTGCAGAACATTGCTGTAACAAGTTCATCTAACCAGAGTAACACTGCATACATGTTGGTAAACACAAAAAGTCTTCCAGTTACTGTGAAGTCTCCAGTACTGCCCTCTGGCCACCACCTCCAGATACCAGCTGATGCAGAAGTGAAATCTGTCCCAGCTTCTTTTTTACCACCTGCAATACAGCAAAAAATACTTGCAGCTGCAGCAACAAATGTGTCTGGAGGAGCTGACAGTACAAAAATGCCAACTGTTATATATGTGTCACCAGTGAACACAGTGAAAACAGTACTTCCCAAGCGTTTGCAAGCCATTTGCCCAAAACCTGCCACAGAAGTTTCAAAAACATTAATAATGACAGCTACACAAAAGGGAAATAGTTCTTCTCCTGAGACAGTAACATCTGATGGTCAGCAGTGTCAGCAAACGCCAATGAAATGGATTGTGCAAGAAAGTCCACAGTCATCAGCGCCTTGCCTTATTCCTGTAAAGTCATCTAATAATATGGCTTCCAAGATCTTGAAAACTTTGTCAGACATGAAGAATGTAGAAGCTAactctgcaaatattttacCACTCTGTTCTAGTGGTCCTGGTGGAAGCCAAACAAAAATCACACCTATTAAAGATAATGCTCTGGTCATGTACAATGGGAAAGTCTATTTGTTGACCAAAAGAGGCTCTGATGTTCTGTCAGCCCAAGCTGACAAACAAGCATCTTCTTCTTCTGATGCTTCACTTAAAAAGCAGACATCCAAGCTAATTGATTCTACTGCAGTCAATAAAATAACCAATAAAGTAGTGAACCTTGTATTGTCAAAAAGCAAAGGAATGGTGCTGTCTCAGAAAGATCCAAAACCATGTACAAActcaaaaatttcttcaccagcTGGCTTAAGAAATGATTTAAAATCTGCACCTGCAGCTCTGGTGACACCAAGTGCTAATCAGCAGGATTCCACTGTAAACCAGAGAAAGAGTTTGCCCTTCACCGAGAGCATTTCAAGTGGAGTGACCCCTATTACAGCAGTAGGGACACAGGAAAATGTATGCcaaaatggcaaagaaaagaTTGATTCCCCCAAAGCAGCAAGTGCTGTTTTACCTCAGTCTAAGCAAGAGTGTGCTTTCAGTGAAGACTGGCAAAAGGTAACTCTCTCCAATAAACATGCCCATCTCCATCTCTGCTAAACTGTTATATGGTCCTGGTTCTATTTGACTAAAATGGCTATTAATAAGTTCACAGATTTTTTGTAACTAGGTATCCTGTCACTGGAAATGCTCGTCTAAAGTGTGGTTCTAATCAATAAAtgatcttctttttttccaataaaattgCACTATGCAAGTGAGAAAAtgcataaagaaaagaaaggggcAGGCAGAAGatgactttttatttcctcacaAGATAAATTGTTGGTAACAACTGAAACTATAGGAAAGTTGTTCATTGAGCTCTGACAGCTATCTGCTTTCTAATGTTGTTGATGCCACATTCTCACAGCACAGCCATTGACTGTGTTGTAGGTGTGATGTAAGGTAGAAACGTTTGCAGCTGCACAAGAGGAAAACAAGGTAGAAGAGCAGGGTTTGTCATCCAGAGACAAACTGGTGTTGCACTAAGTCAGCTTCAGTATCCACTAGCTCAGACAGCCAAAGGCAGGAGCtgtgtttccttcctttcatgCCATGATGGGGAGGGATCCACCTCCTTTGACTCATGGTTTCATGTCAGGCAGAAGAAACTCTTGAGACCTTTAATGGCATTCCCTCTTCAGGCTGGACCTACATATTCTTTTAAGATCATAACGtcaaaaatatgtaaaaaagtCTTCAGCCTCAAGTCCTATGAACTCTACCCATGAAGGTATGTAGGTCAAGTTTTCAGTTGCTCAAGAGGCCAGAACGAATTTGCctccagataaaaaaaaaatcattctgaagCTAGTTTATGCTTGCTTGTGTTGATGAGGCAGATGAGAAATGTCAGCTAAGCATGTTTGTGCAAATTTTAGACATTTAATC encodes:
- the LRIF1 gene encoding ligand-dependent nuclear receptor-interacting factor 1 isoform X2; translation: MSSRPLGAPRSREERPGSATQFIAGCMYRVVQTTGPDGKNLLKLLPISKSSGSFVPIVQSSAMPNNSKANISSPVHLTFKTQLANTTAPSSVKIPVFQSPNPGKIILTRTLDNQESVRAGSERESLIPKSAANIQSSCVSVDRLSLQNIAVTSSSNQSNTAYMLVNTKSLPVTVKSPVLPSGHHLQIPADAEVKSVPASFLPPAIQQKILAAAATNVSGGADSTKMPTVIYVSPVNTVKTVLPKRLQAICPKPATEVSKTLIMTATQKGNSSSPETVTSDGQQCQQTPMKWIVQESPQSSAPCLIPVKSSNNMASKILKTLSDMKNVEANSANILPLCSSGPGGSQTKITPIKDNALVMYNGKVYLLTKRGSDVLSAQADKQASSSSDASLKKQTSKLIDSTAVNKITNKVVNLVLSKSKGMVLSQKDPKPCTNSKISSPAGLRNDLKSAPAALVTPSANQQDSTVNQRKSLPFTESISSGVTPITAVGTQENVCQNGKEKIDSPKAASAVLPQSKQECAFSEDWQKIQCEKMDSPGKVIKIKHQEKPHWKQYLELRKKFGLSKEERVYLKRIPLRTPYEKPEERFFSSNSLKRKNDSCSSSSLDVEITNQRQECVKEEKIIVDLEEDLTKKRKIKSSPLSDSGKRRKTSVKSTTSPSSENTTSSVSVLNRSVSPPPVLPQQGISTDFVTSSLGRDSEQDPYSQYTDITDFSIPVLVSCEGDTSVLEGSFRDDAFPLTPPDLDETIRDEKIKRLKQLLREREAALEEMRRKMQQS
- the LRIF1 gene encoding ligand-dependent nuclear receptor-interacting factor 1 isoform X1, whose protein sequence is MYRVVQTTGPDGKNLLKLLPISKSSGSFVPIVQSSAMPNNSKANISSPVHLTFKTQLANTTAPSSVKIPVFQSPNPGKIILTRTLDNQESVRAGSERESLIPKSAANIQSSCVSVDRLSLQNIAVTSSSNQSNTAYMLVNTKSLPVTVKSPVLPSGHHLQIPADAEVKSVPASFLPPAIQQKILAAAATNVSGGADSTKMPTVIYVSPVNTVKTVLPKRLQAICPKPATEVSKTLIMTATQKGNSSSPETVTSDGQQCQQTPMKWIVQESPQSSAPCLIPVKSSNNMASKILKTLSDMKNVEANSANILPLCSSGPGGSQTKITPIKDNALVMYNGKVYLLTKRGSDVLSAQADKQASSSSDASLKKQTSKLIDSTAVNKITNKVVNLVLSKSKGMVLSQKDPKPCTNSKISSPAGLRNDLKSAPAALVTPSANQQDSTVNQRKSLPFTESISSGVTPITAVGTQENVCQNGKEKIDSPKAASAVLPQSKQECAFSEDWQKIQCEKMDSPGKVIKIKHQEKPHWKQYLELRKKFGLSKEERVYLKRIPLRTPYEKPEERFFSSNSLKRKNDSCSSSSLDVEITNQRQECVKEEKIIVDLEEDLTKKRKIKSSPLSDSGKRRKTSVKSTTSPSSENTTSSVSVLNRSVSPPPVLPQQGISTDFVTSSLGRDSEQDPYSQYTDITDFSIPVLVSCEGDTSVLEGSFRDDAFPLTPPDLDETIRDEKIKRLKQLLREREAALEEMRRKMQQS